A region from the Deinococcus fonticola genome encodes:
- the accB gene encoding acetyl-CoA carboxylase biotin carboxyl carrier protein, with translation MNPDDLKTILDALTHADVREFSLTTGSYALDLKRGPQAFAAPVMGGPAPTYAMPAPMPAYAPPMPAAPSAPAPATPAPSAPAAKPAETPKAEAPKADAKPAEAPKAASKGQPVKAPIVGTYYSASSPDAPAYVKVGDRVKSGQVLCIIEAMKLMNEIEAEMDGTIVEILVKNAEPVEYGQTLFMIE, from the coding sequence ATGAATCCTGACGACCTCAAGACCATTCTGGACGCTTTGACTCACGCTGACGTGCGCGAGTTCAGTTTGACGACGGGCAGCTACGCCCTTGACCTGAAGCGCGGCCCGCAGGCCTTTGCGGCCCCAGTGATGGGTGGGCCGGCACCGACTTACGCCATGCCCGCGCCCATGCCGGCTTACGCACCTCCCATGCCCGCTGCTCCCAGCGCCCCGGCACCGGCCACCCCAGCCCCGTCTGCCCCTGCGGCCAAACCCGCTGAAACGCCGAAAGCCGAAGCCCCGAAAGCGGACGCCAAGCCCGCCGAGGCCCCCAAGGCCGCCAGCAAGGGTCAGCCGGTCAAGGCCCCCATCGTGGGAACGTACTACTCGGCCAGCAGCCCCGACGCGCCGGCTTACGTGAAGGTGGGCGACCGCGTGAAGAGTGGGCAGGTGCTGTGCATCATCGAGGCCATGAAACTGATGAACGAAATCGAGGCCGAGATGGACGGCACCATCGTCGAAATCCTGGTGAAGAACGCTGAACCCGTCGAGTACGGGCAGACCCTGTTCATGATCGAGTGA
- the efp gene encoding elongation factor P → MISVTELRNGTKVEMDGGLWECLEYSHLKMGRGGAKVVTKFRNMESGSIVDRTFNSGEKLQDIFVEGKTMQYLYPDGEDYVFMDMETFDQIHLGKNIVGDAAKFMKENTEVEVSMYGEKALSLSLPNQVILKIVETDPGVRGDTVSGGTKPAKLETGAVVQVPLFVEQDTNVKVDTRTGQYLSRA, encoded by the coding sequence ATGATCAGCGTCACGGAACTGAGAAACGGAACGAAAGTCGAAATGGACGGCGGCCTGTGGGAATGCCTGGAGTACTCCCACCTGAAAATGGGACGCGGCGGCGCAAAAGTCGTCACCAAATTCCGCAACATGGAGAGCGGCAGCATCGTCGACCGCACCTTCAACAGCGGTGAAAAGTTGCAGGACATCTTCGTCGAGGGCAAAACCATGCAGTACCTCTACCCCGACGGTGAAGACTACGTGTTCATGGACATGGAGACCTTCGACCAGATTCACCTCGGCAAGAACATCGTCGGTGACGCTGCCAAGTTCATGAAAGAGAACACCGAGGTGGAAGTCTCGATGTACGGCGAAAAGGCTCTCAGCCTCAGCCTGCCCAACCAGGTCATCCTGAAGATCGTGGAAACCGACCCCGGCGTGCGCGGCGACACCGTGTCCGGCGGCACCAAACCTGCCAAACTGGAAACCGGCGCGGTCGTGCAGGTGCCCCTGTTTGTCGAGCAGGACACCAACGTGAAGGTGGACACCCGCACCGGACAGTACCTCAGCCGCGCTTAA
- a CDS encoding 50S ribosomal protein L25/general stress protein Ctc, whose protein sequence is MELNAKPRSSQEKLAEGMIPAVAYHKGQNVSFAINRKEFDRAFRKQSTTGLFDITVEGSETFPALVKTVQMDKRKRMPIHVDFYMVTYGQAIEVNVPVHTKGKSAGEKEGGLLDIVTHTLHIQAPGPRRIPAELVIDVSRLRIGDHVTAGDVKLPEGCELKADPEQIVISILPPRLSEEELAAEAEAAKVAGLVAAGELTEEAAAAILEGETSIEEAKEASDDEVVSGPEKAAGEGNEE, encoded by the coding sequence ATGGAACTGAATGCCAAACCCCGTAGCAGCCAGGAGAAGCTGGCCGAAGGAATGATTCCCGCCGTCGCTTACCACAAGGGCCAGAATGTTTCCTTTGCCATCAACCGCAAGGAATTCGACCGGGCCTTCCGCAAGCAGAGCACCACCGGCCTGTTCGACATCACCGTGGAAGGCAGCGAGACCTTCCCGGCACTGGTGAAGACTGTGCAGATGGACAAGCGCAAGCGCATGCCGATTCACGTGGACTTCTACATGGTCACGTACGGTCAGGCCATTGAAGTGAATGTGCCGGTGCACACCAAGGGCAAGAGCGCCGGTGAGAAGGAAGGCGGCCTGCTGGACATCGTGACGCACACACTGCACATTCAGGCCCCCGGCCCGCGCCGCATTCCGGCAGAACTGGTGATCGACGTGAGCCGCCTGCGCATCGGCGATCACGTGACCGCGGGTGATGTGAAGCTGCCCGAGGGCTGCGAACTGAAGGCCGACCCGGAGCAGATCGTGATCAGCATCCTGCCGCCCCGCCTCAGCGAAGAGGAACTGGCTGCCGAAGCCGAAGCCGCCAAGGTGGCCGGCCTGGTCGCCGCCGGCGAACTGACCGAGGAGGCCGCCGCGGCCATCCTGGAAGGCGAAACCAGCATCGAGGAAGCCAAGGAAGCGTCGGACGACGAAGTGGTCAGCGGCCCCGAGAAGGCCGCCGGCGAAGGCAACGAAGAGTAA
- a CDS encoding AAA family ATPase: MTVLHLCVGLPGAGKTTLARRLEAQSSALRLSTDDWMHLLFGAGESEDKRDVLEHELLWSIARRVLTLGTDVVLDYGLWSRQERDLYRARGAELGINVIL, encoded by the coding sequence ATGACCGTCCTGCACCTGTGCGTCGGCCTGCCCGGTGCGGGGAAAACCACCCTGGCCCGCCGTCTGGAAGCGCAGTCCTCAGCCCTACGCCTCAGCACCGACGACTGGATGCACCTGCTGTTCGGCGCGGGCGAGAGCGAAGATAAACGCGACGTGCTGGAACACGAGCTGCTGTGGTCAATCGCGCGGCGGGTGTTGACGCTGGGAACGGACGTTGTTCTCGACTACGGCCTGTGGTCAAGGCAGGAACGTGACCTGTACCGCGCCAGGGGGGCCGAACTGGGCATCAACGTCATCCTGTAA
- a CDS encoding 2-oxoglutarate dehydrogenase E1 component, giving the protein MTQQGQTMMWGGNAAFIEELYEQYLNDPQSVSSEWRSYFDDIRGGVQETAHSAVQQAFYDLGTRRRGGPVVVQAPGLAGTGQHSGAQQAASALITAYRVYGHIAARTNPLKMRGIPVIPELQPEFYGLTEADLNTQVEDGPYRGTLREVIEQLKDTYCGTIGFEYNYLPANERAWFQEQIERGLGKSRHTCSTEDRLRLMQKLTAAEGLELYLKNKYPGVKRFGLEGGESFIPLMDRIIQKAGTMGVHEVVIGMAHRGRLNTLVNIFGKPTSVLFDEFDGKARISDNPDVAGDVKYHMGYSSDISTPGGAMHLALAFNPSHLEIVAPVVHGSVRARQDRRGDTERQEVLPITVHGDAAVSGQGVVMETLNFSRLRGFTTGGAIRIVINNQIGFTISDPRDTRSSRYCTDVAKIGNAPVLHVNGDDPEAVAFCGDLAIAYRQKFGKDIFIDLIGFRRNGHNESDEPRMTQPIMYREIDQHPGTRALYAQELEKMGVLSAGQADEMVNRYRDRLDRGETVVEEIENLAQSKLAVDWSEYTGTHWKDDEVATGVPREKLEELGLKLVQVPEGFKVHRTIDRTVIKPRTAMAKGEQPLDWGMGEMLAYATLLDEGYGVRLVGQDSGRGTFVHRHAVLHDQNAENPFSEEYMSLAHLREGQGHVEVIDSTLSEEAIMAFEYGYSTSEPKSLILWEAQFGDFANGAQAVVDQFLSAGESKWQRLSGLTLLLPHGYEGAGPEHSSARLERYLQLCAQQNMQVVVPSSAAQIFHLLRRQMLRPYRKPLIVMTPKSLLRNKLAMSPITELAEGTFQEVIGDRDVQNARRVVVSSGKLHWELFEAREADREGYAGTALIRLEQLYPFPAEELRAELARHPGAQVVWAQEEPENQGAWLMVWEDLEKVLAEGQTLTHASRPRSASTAAGYASVHAKEQAKVIADALGEKIRVDVIAEEKAEAQVAQQQG; this is encoded by the coding sequence ATGACTCAGCAGGGGCAGACGATGATGTGGGGCGGCAATGCGGCCTTCATTGAGGAATTGTACGAACAGTACCTGAATGACCCACAAAGTGTAAGCAGCGAGTGGCGCTCGTACTTCGACGACATTCGCGGCGGGGTGCAGGAAACGGCGCACAGTGCCGTGCAGCAGGCCTTCTATGATCTGGGCACCAGACGCCGTGGCGGGCCGGTGGTGGTGCAGGCCCCAGGACTGGCGGGCACGGGGCAGCACAGCGGCGCTCAGCAGGCTGCGAGTGCTCTGATCACGGCGTACCGCGTGTACGGCCACATTGCCGCACGAACCAACCCCCTGAAGATGCGCGGCATTCCCGTGATTCCCGAGTTGCAGCCGGAGTTCTACGGCCTGACCGAAGCCGACCTGAACACACAGGTCGAGGACGGCCCGTACAGGGGCACGCTGCGCGAGGTGATCGAGCAGCTGAAAGACACCTACTGCGGCACCATCGGCTTCGAGTACAACTACCTGCCCGCCAACGAACGCGCCTGGTTTCAGGAGCAGATCGAGCGCGGCCTGGGCAAGAGCCGCCACACCTGCAGCACCGAAGACCGCCTGCGCCTGATGCAGAAACTCACGGCCGCCGAGGGCCTGGAACTTTACCTGAAGAACAAGTACCCCGGCGTGAAACGCTTCGGCCTGGAGGGCGGTGAGAGCTTCATTCCGCTGATGGACCGCATCATTCAGAAAGCCGGCACCATGGGCGTACATGAAGTGGTGATCGGCATGGCACACCGTGGCCGCCTGAACACCCTGGTCAACATCTTCGGCAAGCCCACCAGCGTGCTGTTCGACGAATTCGACGGCAAGGCCAGGATTAGCGACAACCCCGACGTGGCCGGGGACGTGAAGTACCACATGGGGTACTCCAGCGACATCAGCACGCCCGGCGGGGCCATGCACCTGGCGCTGGCCTTCAACCCCAGCCACCTGGAAATCGTCGCGCCCGTCGTTCACGGCAGCGTCCGTGCCCGCCAGGATCGGCGCGGCGACACCGAGCGGCAGGAGGTGCTGCCCATCACCGTACACGGGGACGCGGCGGTCAGCGGGCAGGGCGTGGTCATGGAAACCCTGAACTTCTCGCGTCTGCGCGGCTTCACCACCGGCGGAGCCATTCGCATCGTCATCAACAACCAGATCGGCTTCACCATTTCCGACCCGCGTGACACCCGTTCCAGCCGCTACTGCACCGACGTGGCCAAGATCGGCAACGCGCCCGTGCTGCACGTCAACGGTGACGACCCCGAGGCCGTGGCCTTCTGCGGCGACCTGGCCATCGCCTACCGCCAGAAGTTCGGGAAGGACATCTTCATCGACCTGATCGGCTTCCGCCGCAACGGTCACAACGAATCCGACGAACCGCGCATGACCCAGCCCATCATGTACCGCGAAATCGACCAGCACCCCGGCACTCGCGCCCTGTACGCGCAGGAACTGGAGAAAATGGGCGTGCTGAGCGCCGGGCAGGCCGACGAGATGGTGAACAGGTACCGTGACCGCCTCGACCGGGGCGAAACGGTCGTGGAAGAAATCGAGAACCTGGCCCAGAGCAAACTGGCGGTGGACTGGAGCGAATACACCGGCACCCACTGGAAGGACGACGAGGTCGCCACCGGCGTGCCGCGCGAGAAACTGGAGGAACTGGGCCTGAAGCTGGTGCAGGTTCCCGAGGGCTTCAAGGTTCACCGCACCATCGACCGCACCGTCATCAAGCCGCGCACCGCCATGGCCAAGGGTGAACAGCCGCTCGACTGGGGCATGGGCGAAATGCTGGCCTACGCCACCTTGCTCGACGAGGGCTACGGCGTGCGCCTGGTCGGCCAGGACTCCGGGCGCGGCACCTTCGTGCACCGGCACGCCGTGCTGCACGACCAGAACGCCGAGAACCCCTTTTCCGAGGAGTACATGAGCCTGGCCCACCTGCGTGAAGGTCAGGGCCACGTGGAAGTCATCGACAGCACCCTCTCCGAGGAAGCCATCATGGCCTTCGAGTACGGGTACTCCACCAGCGAACCCAAGAGCCTGATCCTGTGGGAAGCGCAGTTCGGGGACTTCGCCAACGGAGCGCAGGCGGTCGTCGACCAGTTCCTCAGCGCCGGGGAAAGCAAGTGGCAGCGCCTCAGCGGCCTGACCCTGCTCCTCCCGCACGGGTACGAGGGTGCCGGCCCCGAGCACAGCAGCGCCCGCCTGGAACGTTACCTGCAACTGTGCGCCCAGCAGAACATGCAGGTCGTGGTGCCCAGCAGCGCCGCGCAGATCTTCCACCTGCTGCGCCGCCAGATGCTGCGCCCCTACCGTAAACCCCTGATCGTCATGACGCCCAAGAGCCTGCTGCGCAATAAACTCGCCATGAGTCCCATCACGGAACTGGCCGAGGGCACCTTCCAGGAAGTCATTGGTGACCGTGACGTGCAGAACGCCCGCCGCGTGGTGGTCAGCAGCGGCAAACTGCACTGGGAACTGTTCGAGGCCCGCGAGGCCGACAGGGAAGGCTACGCCGGAACGGCCCTGATCCGCCTGGAGCAGCTCTACCCCTTCCCCGCCGAGGAACTGCGGGCCGAACTCGCCAGGCACCCCGGTGCTCAGGTCGTCTGGGCGCAGGAAGAACCCGAGAACCAGGGAGCCTGGCTGATGGTCTGGGAGGATCTGGAAAAAGTCCTGGCCGAGGGGCAGACCCTCACCCACGCCAGCCGCCCCCGCAGCGCCAGCACCGCCGCCGGGTACGCCAGCGTTCACGCCAAGGAACAGGCCAAAGTCATCGCCGACGCCCTGGGCGAGAAAATCAGGGTGGACGTGATTGCCGAGGAGAAGGCTGAAGCGCAAGTCGCCCAGCAACAGGGTTAA